In the Candidatus Aminicenantes bacterium genome, TGTAGCCCATGGAACCGAAGCCTTTGAGCTTCTCGTTGGTCAGCTTGAGGATGTCGGCGATCAGGCCGACGCCCAGGATGTTGAGGTAATATTGCCTGATTTTCTTTTGCCCGCGCTGATAGACGATTTCCACCAGATCGACCTGGCGGCGCTTTCCGGCCAGAATGTTCTCGACGGCCGGCCGCCAATTCAGGATTGAAAAATCGCGCAGGAAGGAATTGCCGGTGCCGGCCGGTATCATGCCCAGTTCCACCGGCTTTTCCGGCCTCCCGTCGGCGTACAGGCCGTTGACGATCTCGAAGGGGGTGCCGTCGCCGCCGATGGTCAGGATTCTCTCGTATTCCTGGCTGGCGGCTTCACGGCCGATCTGGAAAGCATGGCCAGCATACTCGGAAACCTTGACATCCATCCGGCCGATGCGCTCGGCCAGCGTCGTGCGGATGGCGGCGAAAGCCTTGAGCCCCTTGCCCTTGCCGGCATGGGGATTCAGAACGAGCATGGTTTTGAGGTCGGGAAGCATGGCTATTTATAGCACAGGCCCGAGGCAAAGACAACCCGGATTCCCCGCCTTATTCCTTCCTTCCTTTAACTGTAACCGAAAGACTCATGGATTGCCAGGGCGCTGGATAACCCATTTTTTTGGCTGTTTTTTACTCAATACCTGCCTTTCCTGCCGCCTCATCGACCAGCCATGA is a window encoding:
- a CDS encoding diacylglycerol kinase family lipid kinase, which encodes MLPDLKTMLVLNPHAGKGKGLKAFAAIRTTLAERIGRMDVKVSEYAGHAFQIGREAASQEYERILTIGGDGTPFEIVNGLYADGRPEKPVELGMIPAGTGNSFLRDFSILNWRPAVENILAGKRRQVDLVEIVYQRGQKKIRQYYLNILGVGLIADILKLTNEKLKGFGSMGYSLAVLLRLAKGMRNRMLLTVDNEKMEVADSALVISNSKYTGGGMKIAPAADSGDGKVDLVIFAGVNRRDILNIFSRVFKGTHVGHPKVKHFRAAEIVIDSCPQEQLMADGELLGATPLALKVLPGELTILA